Proteins from a single region of Psychrobacter cryohalolentis K5:
- a CDS encoding protein adenylyltransferase SelO, protein MRYQNTYAQLDTRLYNEQLPNPLDNPRVGHFNIQVAEQLGWTEDTDLMNRWVEILGGQYVPAEFQPLSMAYAGHQFGQWAGQLGDGRGLLMAQVLDKNNQLQDLHLKGAGLTPYSRMGDGRAVLRSTIREYLCGHALTQLGIASSNALGFVVSDTKVRRERIEAGAALMRVADSHIRLGHIEWIASFAPDLLAEFTDYMIDTYYPECRDSDTPVLAFLQAVVECTARMIADWQLIGFAHGVMNTDNLSITGSTLDFGPFGFMERFNPAWINNHSDHSGRYAYQNQPAIGHWNLNIWLPHFMRLDGVTRETLADCLAPYEATFMQHYQQGLCRKLGLPHQRESLSLAFEWLTLLEDSLLDYTNSFRALLGLIAPDEHHYEQQLLATLTAELNPEAQQVWQAWSIRYLAQVKQVSITQAIEDMQASNPIYVLRNSMAQRVIVAAEQGQFKELNRVFELLASPYTLHDSAIDLDTLPPAPHAPQMPISCSS, encoded by the coding sequence ATGCGCTATCAAAACACCTATGCTCAATTGGACACCCGTCTTTATAATGAGCAACTGCCAAACCCATTAGACAATCCTCGTGTCGGTCATTTTAATATTCAAGTTGCTGAGCAGCTGGGCTGGACGGAAGATACAGATTTGATGAATCGTTGGGTTGAAATACTTGGCGGACAGTATGTGCCAGCTGAATTTCAGCCTTTATCAATGGCGTATGCCGGTCACCAGTTTGGGCAATGGGCGGGGCAATTGGGCGATGGTCGCGGCTTATTGATGGCGCAAGTACTCGATAAAAACAATCAATTACAAGATTTACATCTAAAGGGTGCAGGCTTGACGCCCTACTCACGCATGGGCGATGGGCGTGCAGTATTACGCAGTACCATTCGTGAGTATTTATGTGGTCATGCGCTCACTCAGCTTGGTATTGCCTCATCTAATGCCTTGGGATTTGTGGTATCAGATACCAAAGTGCGCCGCGAACGAATAGAAGCAGGAGCGGCTTTAATGCGCGTCGCTGACAGTCATATTCGCTTAGGTCATATTGAGTGGATTGCCAGCTTTGCGCCCGACTTACTCGCTGAATTTACCGATTATATGATTGATACTTATTATCCAGAGTGCCGTGATAGTGACACGCCAGTCTTAGCATTTTTGCAGGCGGTGGTTGAATGTACTGCACGGATGATAGCTGATTGGCAACTGATTGGATTTGCGCATGGTGTTATGAATACTGATAACTTGTCTATTACCGGCAGTACTCTAGATTTTGGTCCATTTGGTTTTATGGAACGCTTTAACCCTGCTTGGATCAACAATCACTCTGATCATAGCGGACGCTACGCTTATCAAAATCAACCTGCTATTGGTCATTGGAATCTAAATATTTGGTTACCGCACTTTATGCGTCTAGACGGTGTGACGCGCGAGACGTTAGCAGATTGTCTAGCGCCTTATGAGGCGACCTTTATGCAGCATTATCAGCAAGGGCTATGCCGTAAGCTTGGGTTGCCACATCAGCGTGAAAGTTTAAGCTTAGCGTTTGAATGGTTGACACTGCTAGAGGATAGTTTACTCGACTATACCAATAGTTTCCGAGCGTTATTAGGATTAATCGCACCGGATGAGCATCATTATGAGCAGCAGTTGCTTGCAACCCTGACGGCCGAGCTGAATCCTGAAGCACAGCAAGTCTGGCAAGCATGGTCGATCCGTTATCTGGCACAAGTAAAGCAGGTATCGATTACTCAAGCAATTGAGGATATGCAAGCCAGCAATCCTATTTATGTATTGCGTAACAGCATGGCTCAGCGTGTTATCGTTGCCGCAGAGCAAGGACAGTTTAAAGAACTAAATAGAGTATTCGAGTTGCTTGCTAGCCCTTACACGCTACATGATAGCGCCATTGACCTTGATACCTTACCGCCTGCGCCTCATGCACCGCAAATGCCAATCAGCTGTTCATCTTAA
- a CDS encoding transposase has translation MTNKRNQYTREFKLEAISLVVEHKRKIPDGADSLGIGKSTLRGLSHTLTSQLKTLDNKKPHKHCVYGV, from the coding sequence ATAACCAACAAACGCAATCAATACACCCGAGAATTCAAATTAGAAGCCATCAGCTTAGTCGTTGAACACAAACGTAAAATACCTGACGGTGCTGATTCATTGGGGATAGGCAAATCCACCCTCAGAGGTTTATCGCACACTTTAACAAGCCAGCTAAAAACACTAGACAACAAAAAACCCCATAAACATTGCGTTTACGGGGTTTGA
- a CDS encoding glycerophosphodiester phosphodiesterase, with the protein MIDLKNTLLLGHRGARGETLENTLSGFEYAQNLQSSGLAGVEFDVQLSRDGQLIVFHDETLERMCAQQSRLDQLNVSEIQRHHQFGQPIITLPDIASALNTYTYIELEVKTHSRTDYAKLVKALMRDLIDSPLASLPIVLTSFDVELHAYLQRSTFMRHIPRGLLIREPKLLKQAPNTALQLGCKQLGIHYPLLNREVIQHCHRYDLPVSAWTVNDIETIKQLINWQVDVIITDYPSYLLLP; encoded by the coding sequence ATGATAGATCTTAAGAACACCTTGCTACTTGGTCATCGCGGCGCGCGCGGTGAAACATTAGAAAATACCTTATCAGGTTTTGAATATGCGCAAAATTTGCAAAGCTCTGGCTTAGCAGGTGTAGAGTTCGATGTACAACTTAGCCGAGATGGACAGCTCATCGTTTTTCATGATGAAACGCTTGAGCGCATGTGCGCGCAGCAGTCGCGTCTAGATCAGCTAAATGTGAGCGAAATACAGCGTCATCATCAGTTTGGTCAGCCAATTATCACGTTGCCTGACATTGCTTCTGCTCTAAATACCTATACTTATATTGAGCTTGAGGTTAAAACCCATAGTCGCACTGATTATGCCAAACTCGTAAAAGCCTTGATGCGTGACCTCATTGATAGCCCCCTTGCTAGCCTACCGATTGTGCTAACCAGCTTTGATGTTGAGCTGCATGCCTATTTACAACGCAGTACTTTCATGAGGCATATACCACGTGGGTTGCTTATTCGAGAGCCTAAACTACTGAAACAGGCTCCCAATACTGCCTTACAACTTGGCTGTAAGCAATTAGGTATCCACTATCCGCTTTTGAATCGTGAAGTCATACAGCATTGTCATCGCTATGACTTACCTGTAAGTGCATGGACGGTCAATGATATTGAGACTATTAAGCAGCTTATAAACTGGCAAGTTGATGTGATTATTACAGATTACCCAAGCTATTTATTACTGCCTTAA
- a CDS encoding tRNA nucleotidyltransferase: protein MQVYLVGGAVRDQLLGRPIKDKDFVVVGATVTEMLEAGFQQVGADFPVFLHPVNREEYALARTERKQGLGYQGFSVHASIDVSLKDDLQRRDLTINAMAIEVTSLTDDTPISGDVIDYYGGLQDIENKTLRHVSSAFNEDPLRVLRTARFYSRYYDLGFTIADDTLVLMRELVASGELTHLSSERIWQESSRAMMQLSPQVYWQQLFDIGALAEYFAPLHQAWNDDQLRETVQTSLYFAGQMHLNLSQRWALVMVSLKPSLFQNKHTEAITAVKSINDIGNMAKVPKAQTQFASLFVQQADKLSVITQLSAAEKIDLIQACSAHKEPEKLSQLLVTSQVLQLSIQHRQMMLALNSFHSIGMNDIDQSLKGPAIGKALRQCRIEHLQTQTA from the coding sequence ATGCAAGTGTATCTCGTCGGCGGTGCAGTACGTGATCAGCTATTAGGGCGCCCTATTAAAGATAAAGACTTCGTTGTCGTTGGGGCAACAGTTACTGAGATGCTTGAAGCAGGTTTTCAGCAAGTAGGTGCAGATTTCCCTGTATTTTTGCATCCGGTGAACCGTGAGGAATATGCTCTCGCACGAACTGAGCGTAAGCAAGGTCTGGGCTATCAGGGCTTTAGCGTGCATGCCAGTATTGACGTTAGTTTAAAAGACGATTTGCAGCGGCGCGACTTGACGATCAATGCCATGGCCATAGAGGTTACTAGCTTAACCGACGATACACCGATAAGTGGTGACGTGATTGATTACTACGGCGGATTGCAGGATATTGAAAATAAAACCCTACGTCATGTCTCAAGTGCCTTTAACGAAGACCCTTTACGGGTGCTGAGAACGGCGCGCTTTTATAGCCGCTATTACGATTTGGGCTTTACTATTGCTGATGACACGTTAGTTTTGATGCGTGAGTTGGTTGCTTCAGGAGAGCTTACCCATTTAAGTAGCGAGCGTATTTGGCAAGAATCGAGCCGTGCAATGATGCAGCTCTCCCCTCAGGTATACTGGCAACAGCTATTTGATATCGGCGCCCTTGCAGAGTACTTTGCACCGTTACATCAGGCTTGGAATGATGATCAGCTACGAGAGACAGTGCAAACATCGCTATATTTCGCCGGTCAGATGCACTTGAATCTATCGCAGCGTTGGGCGCTAGTAATGGTTAGCCTTAAGCCATCATTATTTCAGAACAAACATACTGAAGCCATAACAGCGGTCAAAAGTATTAACGATATAGGTAATATGGCTAAAGTACCAAAGGCACAAACACAATTTGCTAGTTTGTTCGTACAACAAGCTGATAAATTAAGCGTTATAACCCAACTCAGTGCTGCCGAGAAAATTGATCTTATTCAAGCCTGCAGCGCCCATAAAGAGCCTGAAAAACTCTCGCAGCTCTTGGTCACAAGCCAAGTATTGCAGTTATCTATACAGCACCGTCAGATGATGTTGGCATTAAATAGCTTTCACAGTATTGGTATGAATGATATTGATCAAAGTCTCAAAGGTCCAGCGATTGGTAAAGCCTTGCGTCAATGCAGAATTGAGCATTTACAAACGCAAACAGCCTGA
- a CDS encoding acyl-CoA desaturase: MREFEFTKAPINWIPATILVATPIAAAIITPWYLFTHQVSAPVWGVFGAFMIWTGISITAGYHRLLSHRAYKAHPIVKNFLLLGSTFAVQGSAFDWVSGHRTHHRHVDDRLEDPYSAKRGFFFSHMGWMLRNYPSGKFDYKNIPDLTKDRTLQIQHKYYGLWVAALNIGAVAAIGWLLGDVWGTLVIVGLLRLVLTHHFTFFINSLCHMFGSRPYTDTNTARDNFFLALFTWGEGYHNYHHFFQYDYRNGVKWWQYDPTKWLIAGLSKLGLTTELRTVDDTTIKHAEVQMQFKAAQQQIDTVTSSGIDIPHAMKSFQDRIKFEYDAFTQTVEEWQALKAKTIELKKTEFADRLHEVEDELKQDYAKIEQKILAHNSNLKTAFRSIGESAKAA; the protein is encoded by the coding sequence ATGCGTGAATTTGAGTTTACCAAAGCACCGATTAACTGGATTCCAGCAACTATTCTGGTAGCCACGCCTATTGCTGCAGCAATTATTACGCCATGGTATCTGTTCACCCATCAAGTCAGCGCACCGGTTTGGGGCGTATTTGGTGCGTTTATGATTTGGACGGGTATCAGTATCACAGCAGGTTATCACCGTTTACTATCGCATCGTGCTTATAAAGCGCATCCAATCGTCAAAAACTTTTTATTGCTAGGTTCTACCTTTGCGGTACAGGGTTCAGCGTTTGATTGGGTTTCTGGTCACCGTACGCATCATCGTCATGTCGATGATCGCTTAGAAGACCCGTACTCAGCGAAACGTGGCTTTTTCTTTAGTCATATGGGCTGGATGCTACGCAATTATCCTAGCGGAAAATTTGACTATAAAAATATCCCTGACCTGACCAAAGATAGAACGCTGCAAATTCAGCATAAATATTACGGTTTATGGGTCGCTGCATTGAACATCGGTGCAGTCGCCGCGATCGGTTGGTTATTGGGTGATGTTTGGGGTACTTTGGTCATCGTCGGTTTGCTACGTCTGGTACTGACGCATCACTTTACCTTCTTTATCAATTCGCTATGTCATATGTTTGGGTCGCGTCCTTATACCGATACCAACACTGCACGTGATAACTTCTTCTTGGCTCTATTTACGTGGGGTGAGGGTTATCATAACTATCATCACTTCTTCCAGTACGATTATCGTAATGGCGTAAAATGGTGGCAGTATGATCCAACCAAATGGCTCATCGCTGGTTTATCGAAGCTAGGTTTGACTACTGAGTTACGTACTGTTGATGACACCACTATCAAGCATGCTGAAGTACAAATGCAATTTAAAGCAGCGCAGCAGCAGATTGATACGGTCACATCAAGTGGTATTGATATTCCTCATGCCATGAAAAGCTTCCAAGATCGTATTAAGTTTGAATATGATGCCTTTACGCAAACGGTTGAAGAATGGCAAGCATTAAAAGCAAAAACCATTGAGCTGAAAAAGACCGAGTTTGCTGATCGCTTGCATGAAGTTGAAGATGAGTTAAAGCAAGATTATGCCAAGATTGAACAAAAAATATTGGCGCATAACAGCAACCTAAAAACAGCATTTCGCTCTATTGGCGAAAGCGCAAAAGCGGCTTAA
- a CDS encoding NADP-dependent malic enzyme: protein MNDDITLNTDTPSTEKEQFEQAALHYHEFPRPGKISVTPIKQLANQRDLALAYSPGVAVPCLEIQRDPSLAAKYTARSNLVGVITNGTAVLGLGNIGPLASKPVMEGKGVLFKKFAGIDVFDIEIAQNDPDKFIEAVASLEPTFGGINLEDIKAPECFKIERELRKRMNIPVFHDDQHGTSIIVAAAMLNALIITNKKIEDIKIICSGAGAAAISCLDIICALGVNKNNIYVSDSRGIISTTRENLDETKQRYARETTATTIEELMDDVDMFLGLSMPGTLTEDMVRRMAKDPIIFALANPTPEIMPEIAHAVRPDVIMATGRSDYPNQVNNALCFPYIFRGALDVGATTVNEEMKIACVRAIAAMAHVEATPMSNVKNVESTPSFGRDYLIPGPLEPNLIIEIASAVAKAAMDSGVATLPIADMKAYRQRLSEFVYNSAFVMKPIFARAKADPKRIVYCEGEDSNVLLAVQVVVDEQLAYPILVGRPSVIENNIAKLALRLKDGVNITIVNVDDDPRYNDYWKGYYEKNKRTGVSIELARRDVRRKTSLIGALLVENGDADGMICGTFGHYQLHLKYVGGVINKKEGINDFYAMNAVLMQDRNIFIADTYIHEDPTAEQLAEMTVLAAEQLCRFSITPRVALVSHSNFGTSDRASAVKMRKVHQLLTEMNVDFEFDGEMQGDAALDEHIRANDLPSSNLKGSANLLILPTLDASNIAFNLLKTATGSASIGPILLGASKPVHILTPSATARRVVNMTALAVTEAQDLDNEKQ, encoded by the coding sequence ATGAATGACGATATCACTTTGAATACGGACACCCCTAGTACGGAAAAAGAGCAGTTTGAACAAGCTGCCTTACATTACCATGAGTTCCCTCGCCCTGGTAAAATCTCAGTTACTCCTATCAAGCAATTGGCAAACCAACGTGATCTGGCGCTCGCCTATTCACCAGGCGTGGCAGTACCTTGTCTTGAGATTCAAAGAGACCCATCTCTTGCGGCAAAATATACCGCACGTAGCAACTTAGTTGGTGTTATTACCAATGGTACAGCGGTGTTAGGTTTGGGAAATATCGGTCCATTGGCATCAAAGCCTGTTATGGAAGGCAAAGGGGTTCTATTCAAAAAGTTCGCTGGTATCGACGTTTTTGATATTGAAATTGCACAAAACGATCCGGACAAATTCATTGAGGCTGTTGCTTCTTTAGAGCCTACGTTTGGTGGGATTAATTTAGAAGACATCAAAGCACCAGAGTGTTTCAAAATCGAGCGCGAACTGCGTAAGCGTATGAACATTCCAGTATTCCATGATGACCAACATGGCACGTCAATCATTGTTGCGGCGGCGATGCTTAATGCATTAATCATCACGAACAAAAAAATTGAAGATATTAAAATCATTTGTTCTGGTGCCGGTGCTGCAGCGATTTCTTGCTTGGATATCATTTGTGCCCTTGGTGTGAATAAAAACAATATCTACGTATCAGACTCACGTGGCATTATCTCTACTACCCGTGAAAACCTTGATGAAACCAAACAGCGCTATGCTCGTGAAACCACTGCTACGACTATTGAAGAGCTGATGGATGATGTCGACATGTTCCTAGGCTTATCTATGCCGGGTACATTGACAGAAGACATGGTTCGCCGTATGGCAAAAGACCCTATCATCTTTGCGCTTGCTAACCCAACGCCTGAGATCATGCCAGAAATCGCCCATGCCGTCCGTCCAGACGTTATTATGGCAACCGGTCGCTCTGATTATCCGAACCAAGTAAACAACGCATTGTGTTTCCCTTATATCTTCCGCGGTGCATTAGATGTAGGCGCAACGACTGTCAACGAAGAAATGAAAATTGCATGCGTACGCGCCATTGCTGCCATGGCACATGTTGAAGCGACGCCAATGAGCAACGTCAAAAACGTTGAAAGTACGCCAAGCTTTGGTCGTGATTACCTGATCCCAGGACCACTTGAGCCAAACCTAATCATTGAAATCGCCTCTGCAGTCGCAAAAGCGGCTATGGATTCAGGCGTTGCAACGCTTCCTATCGCAGATATGAAAGCCTATCGTCAGCGTCTGTCTGAGTTTGTCTATAACTCAGCGTTTGTAATGAAGCCTATTTTTGCTCGTGCAAAAGCAGATCCAAAACGTATCGTTTACTGTGAAGGCGAAGACAGCAACGTACTATTAGCGGTACAAGTGGTCGTCGATGAGCAGTTGGCTTATCCAATCTTGGTCGGTCGTCCCTCAGTGATCGAAAATAACATCGCCAAGCTAGCATTACGCTTGAAAGACGGCGTGAACATTACTATTGTCAATGTTGATGATGATCCGCGCTATAACGATTACTGGAAAGGCTACTACGAGAAAAACAAACGTACTGGGGTCAGTATCGAGCTTGCTCGCCGTGATGTGCGCCGCAAGACCTCTTTAATTGGTGCTCTTTTGGTTGAAAATGGCGATGCCGATGGTATGATTTGTGGTACATTCGGTCACTATCAGCTGCATTTAAAATATGTTGGCGGAGTAATCAACAAAAAAGAAGGTATTAATGATTTTTATGCGATGAATGCGGTGCTTATGCAGGATCGTAATATTTTTATTGCTGATACCTATATCCATGAAGATCCAACGGCTGAGCAATTGGCTGAGATGACTGTATTGGCAGCTGAGCAATTGTGCCGCTTTAGCATTACCCCACGTGTGGCTTTGGTGTCGCATTCAAACTTCGGAACTTCTGATCGTGCCAGTGCTGTCAAAATGCGTAAAGTACATCAACTGCTGACCGAGATGAATGTCGATTTTGAGTTTGACGGTGAAATGCAAGGTGATGCTGCACTTGACGAACATATCCGTGCCAATGACTTGCCTTCGAGCAACCTTAAAGGTTCAGCAAATCTACTTATCTTGCCAACGTTAGATGCGTCGAACATTGCCTTTAACCTGCTTAAGACAGCAACCGGTAGCGCGTCTATCGGTCCTATTTTGTTAGGTGCAAGCAAACCTGTACATATTCTAACGCCATCAGCCACAGCGCGCCGTGTGGTTAATATGACGGCACTTGCGGTCACTGAAGCTCAGGATTTAGACAACGAGAAACAGTAA
- a CDS encoding pteridine reductase: MNQKTKTSQPIDTHAPVMLVTGSAKRIGAAIVRAAHKQGYRVIIHCHHSEQEAHALADVLNDTCAHSAVVIVADLAVVNQADTLKHLTQTIMQAFGQLNVLVHNASRFYSTPLGSINYDQWDELLLTNAKAPLLLSQALLPYLKQQQGCIISLLDIHAQDKPFANYTVYNMAKAAHRMMVQSLALDMAPDVRVNGVAPGVNILPNTDSDQALDSQQQSKIIGSIPMQRIGIPADIAHSVLYLANASYVTGEIITVDGGRSLTLAGGN; this comes from the coding sequence ATGAATCAAAAAACTAAAACTTCTCAGCCAATTGATACTCATGCCCCTGTTATGCTTGTGACTGGTAGCGCTAAGCGTATCGGTGCTGCAATTGTTCGTGCGGCTCACAAGCAAGGCTATCGCGTCATTATCCATTGTCATCATAGTGAGCAAGAGGCACATGCATTAGCAGACGTGCTGAATGATACTTGCGCTCATAGTGCTGTGGTTATTGTCGCGGATTTGGCAGTGGTAAATCAGGCAGACACTCTCAAGCACCTGACCCAAACTATCATGCAGGCATTTGGGCAACTAAACGTACTGGTACATAATGCCTCTCGCTTTTACTCTACTCCCCTTGGCAGTATTAATTATGACCAGTGGGATGAGCTGCTGTTGACCAATGCCAAAGCGCCTTTGTTGTTAAGCCAAGCACTACTACCTTATCTTAAGCAACAACAAGGTTGTATTATTAGTTTGCTCGATATTCATGCACAGGATAAGCCGTTCGCCAATTATACGGTTTACAATATGGCAAAAGCGGCCCATCGGATGATGGTGCAGTCTTTAGCACTGGATATGGCGCCTGATGTACGCGTTAATGGGGTCGCGCCTGGGGTCAATATTTTACCCAATACAGATAGCGATCAAGCGCTTGATAGTCAACAGCAAAGTAAGATTATAGGTTCCATTCCTATGCAGCGAATAGGTATCCCTGCTGACATTGCGCATAGCGTGCTCTATTTGGCGAATGCCAGTTATGTGACGGGTGAAATAATAACCGTAGATGGAGGCCGAAGTTTGACGCTGGCTGGTGGTAATTAG